Below is a genomic region from Chloroflexaceae bacterium.
ACAGCGACGAGCCGCCAGGGGTAAAGGTCATCGCGCCGAGGGGGTCATCGGGATCGGCGAGCCGCTGCCCGGTCTCGGAGTACCAGTCGGTGCGGAACACGGCGTCCAGGGCGTCAACAGCGGGGCCGCGCACACGGGCCACCAACTCGTCGTAGTAGAGGTTGTCGCGACGGTGGTAGGCGCGGTGGATAAGGTTGAGCGAGCCGGTGTAAGCGATTTCGCCGTCAATCACCACGATCTTGCGGTGGTTGCGCAGATCGGGCCGGTTGACATCATCGAGGCGGTAGAGGGGCAGCATCGGGCAGGCGTTGATGCCGGCGGCCCGCATGCGCCGCAGGGTGGCGCGGTAGGGAGGGTACTTGCGGCTGCCCACCGGGTCGTAGAGCGCCCGCACCGCAACGCCGCGGGCGACAGCCCGCTCCATGGCCCGAAAACACTCCTCGGTGGCCGCATCGGCGATCAGAATGTAAAACTGCACGTGGACGAAGCTCCGGGCGGCGTCAATATCCGCCGCGAGGCGCGCCAGAATGGCGTCATAGTCGGTGAGGATCTCCACCCCGTTCTCCGCCGTGGCCGGCAAGGCCCCCAGGGCGGCGCTCAGATCCACGAAGGGCCGGTAACGCGCCGGGATGTCCGGCGCCAGCAGCGGGCGCGTCTCTGGCGCGGCCTGCGCCTGGGCGACGAGCTGCCTGATGTAGCCATTGATCTCCTTCTGGATCGCCAGGCGCCTGCTGGAAAGCTTCGGCGAACCGAGCAACAGAAAGAGGATCAGGCCCGGCCAGGGAAAGGCAAAGATCAATAGCATCCAGGCCGTCGCCGAAGAGGGCTTGCGGTTCACCGGCACGATGAACAGCATTACGAAGGGGATGAGCCAGGTAAGGATCGTCAGGGCCAGGGCGATCCAGGTCCACAGCGGGGTCATGGGCGCTCCGTAGAAGCCCTCACGCCCGGCGCCCGAACTGGCGCTCGATCTGGGCGGGGGTGAGCAGGATCATGGTCGGGCGGCCATGGGGGCAGGTGCGGGGGCTGGCGCACTGTTCGAGCTGGCGTAGGAGCTGGCGCATCTCTTCGAGGGCCAGGGGCTGCCCGGCGCGCACCGAGGTGTGACAGGAGAGCGTGATCAGCACCGCCTCGCGCCAGTCGAGGGGGGTGGAGCCGCCCTGACCGGCCAGGCGGTCGGCGAGTTCGTGGAGGGCGCGGGGCAGATCCTCGAGAGGCAGGGTGGCCGGGGCGGCGCGCACCAGCACCCCGTCGCCCCAGGGGTCGAGGGCGAAGCCCCAGTTGCTCAGTTGCTCGGCGTTGCCCAGCAGCAGGGCCGCCGCCGCGGGGGCCATGGGCACGGAGCGGGGCAGCAGCAACGCCTGCGACTCCACCGCGCCCCGGGCGTGCTGGGCCATCAGCCGCTCGTAGGTGATGCGCTCGTGGGCGGCGTGCTGGTCAATCAGATACATCCCTTCGGGGGCCTCGGCCACAATGTAGCTCAACCCCACCTGGCCCACCACGCGCAGCGGCGGCAGCGCCGCGGGCGGGGCCGCGGCGCGTTCAAGCGGCGCCGTGGCAGGCGGCGCGCCGGATGCCCGGCCCGGCAGCTCGGGCGCGCCTGCGTCCCAGCGGCTGCGCTCGCGGTCCCAGGCCGCGGCGCCCGCGCCCCACGCCGGACCTTCATCGTCGCGCGGCGCAGGCATGCCGACCTGGCGCACCTCGAAGCGGCGTTGCAGGCCCCCATCGTCGCCGCTCCAGGCGGGAACCTCGGCCCCGCCGACCAGGGCCTCGCGCACGGCGCGGCCAACGACGCCCAGGACGCGCGGGGCGTAGCGGAACTTGACCTCGCCCTTGGCGGGATGCACATTGACATCCACCGCCAGGGGATGCACGCGGATGTCGAGTATGGCCAGGGGATGGCGGCCCTTCATCAGCAGGGTGTGATAGGCCTCCTCCACCACCGCGGCAAGGGCGCCGCGCGGTTGCAGGGCGCGCCGGTTGACGAAGAGGTGCAGGTAGCCGCGCGAACCGCGAGTCAGGCCCGGAGGCGACACCAGGCCCGTGACGCGCACCGCCTGCTCGTCCTCGCCGGCGTCGGCCTCGACGGGCAGCAGTTGCCGGGCCACGTCCAGCCCGTACAACTCGATCACCACCCCCCGCAGGTCGCCGTCGCCGCTGGTTTGCAGCGCCAGGCGCCCCTCCAGCAGCAGGCTGAAGCGCACCTCGGGGTAGGCCAGGGCGTACTGCTGCACCACGGCGCTGATGGCGCTCAACTCGACGGCTTCGGAGCGCAGATACTCGCGCCGCACGGGGGTGTTGTAGAACAGGTTGCGCACGGTGATGCTGGTGCCCACCGAGCACCCCCGCGGCTGGCGCGCCTGCAATTCGCCTCCGGCGATGCGCAGTTCGACGCCAGGCTCCTCCCCGGCCGCGCGGGTCACGCAGATCACCTGGGCGACGCTGGCAATCGAGGGCAGGGCCTCGCCGCGAAAGCCCAGAGTGGTGATGCGCCACAGATCCTCGGCGCTGCCGAGCTTGCTGGTGGCGTGGCGCTCGAAGGCCAGTTCCACCTCGGCAGCCGGAATGCCGCAGCCATCGTCGAGCACCTTGATCTCGCGCAGGCCGCCCCCCCGCGCCTCAACGCTGATCCGCCGCGCCCCGGCGTCCAGAGCGTTCTCGACCAGTTCCTTCACCACCGACGCCGGGCGTTCGACCACCTCACCGGCGGCGATCTGCGCCGCTACCGTCGCATCCAGCACGCGGATCGGCACGGCAAGCCTCCCTCGTTCCCCTTCAGAGGCGGACGGAACATGCGCGCGCATTTGCGCATTGGGACGGGACATGCCCTGTCGGTTCCCGTACCCTCCAGTCGCACCCATCTTGCGGCAAACGAACATCCTTGCGGATGCATTGTAGCAGGTTTGCGCCAGATGGCAATCACCGCTGCGTCCTGGTTATAGCCGGTTGATAGACTGTACGGGAATGGCGTAGGAGGGTCTGGGAGAGCCAGCTCTCTCTCGTGATGTTGGCAGGGCAGAGGAAACCAGGCTTCCCCCCTTGCCCTGCCCGAAGGCATATCATCGCCAGGTCTGATTAGAACGCCAGAGATGGGAGTCGCAAATCCAGAATCCACAATCCGAAATGGCATGAGAGGATAGCGAACCCGGTATGCTGCCAGCCTTGCTTGCGCTTGCGATCATCATCTTCCAGACCGTGCTGGCCACGCTGATTGCCGTGCGCTCGCGCGACCAGCTCGCCTCGCGCCTGTTCATTGGTTTTTCGATAGTGTTGATCGCCATGGTCAGCGGCACACTCCTGCGCGATGTGGCCGGCACGCCCACGGCGGCCTACGTGAGCCTGGGGCTGTCCACGGTGATGCTGGGGTGTTACTTCGCTCTGTTGCCGCTGCTGCTCAGCGCGCTGTTTGTTCCGCAGTGGTGGGAAGGCCCCACTTTGCTGCAACGTCCCATCTTCTGGATCAGTCTGCCCTATGTCCTCATCACTGCCGCGATCAGTGTTGATTTCATCGCCAGGCTCGGCTTCGTGATCGAGGGCGTCTACTTTGCGGACGTCTACCGGATCAAGTACGCCCGCCCGGTCGGGACGGCTTTGATCTTGCTCGCAGCAATTGGCCAGCTTGTGCTGCTGGTCATGCTGGGCTTCACCTTCTTTGATCGCCGGCATCGCCAGGCGCGGCCGGCGATCGTTCTGCTGGCCCTGTGTTTCGTCTTCTCGCTGGTGATGGGCGGCCTCACCCCGCGCATCGGTCCTGTCGCCAATCAGATCATCCAGATCCAGACTTTCCCCCTGGTCGCCACGCTGGGCTACCTGGCGCTGGGCACGCGGCTCTTCTCACCCACGCGCGCCGCGCTCGACGTGGCTCTGGGCGCGCTGCGCGAGGCCATCGCGGTTACCGACGCCTCCGGCGCAATCGTCTTCGCCAACCCCAGCGCCCGGCGCCTGGGGCTCCAGGTTGGCGAGCCGCTTGACAGGCGCCTCGGTCCCCAGGTCCGAGACGTGCTCGCGGATCAGGCGGCCGACAACGGGCGCCTCGCCTTTGGACTGCGGACCGCCGACTATTACCTCGAAGTGGTGGTTGTGCCGATCCGCGACCCGCGCGGCGCATACCAGGGCGCCCTGGCGCTCGTTCGGGACGTAACTGAGACGGCGCGCTACCAGAGCCTGCTTGAAACCGAACGCGCCCGCCTCGCCGCGACGGTGGCCGATCTCCAGCGCGCCCAGGAGCAGGAGAAGCGCCTGGTCGCCACGGTGCGCGCCCTTTCCTTTCCGCTCATCCCGGTGCTGCCCGGCGTGCTGGTGATGCCGCTGGTCGGCGAGTTGAACGGCGCGCGGACGCACGAGTTCCTCGAGGCGCTCCTGCAGGGCATCGAAAGCCGCCGCGCCTCGACCGTCATGCTCGACATCACCGGCGTCATCCAGCTCGACGCCGAGGGCGCCCGGGGTCTGCTGACGGGCATCCGCGCCGCCGCCCTGCTGGGCGCGCGCTGCGTGCTGGTGGGCGTGCAACCCGACGCGGCCCAGGCGCTGATCGCCAGCGGCATAACCCTGAGCGAGGCGCCGACCGCCGCTACCCTCGAGCAGGCCGTGGTCGGGCAACTCGCGCGAAAGCATTTCTGATTTTGGATTTTGGATTTTGGATTTTGGTGCTTCCCAATCCAAAATCCAAAATCGTATCAGGGCGTGGGTGTGGAAGGGGTGGAACTGGCGGCTGGCGCGGGCAGCGGCGGTTCCACCGGCATAGCCCAGAGTATGCCGCCGACGCCGAGGAGCACGAGGAGGGTCAGGGCAGCCAGAGCCAGCCCCAGGCGGGAGAGTGGGCGTTCGAGGGGCGGCGCGGGCGGCTCAACCACCATCGCGGCGGACGGCTCGGCGCGGGCGGCGCGCCCGTCCAGTTCGTCAATCTGGGCGACTACCACGGTGATATTGTCAATGCCGCCAAGTTCATTGGCCCGCTCCACCAGTTGCTGCGCCGCCTGATCCGGCGGCTGCAAGCCGGCAATAGCGGCGATCTCCTCATCGCTGACCAGGCCGTGCAGCCCATCGGTTGAGAGCACCACCGTATCGCCCGCCTGCAGAGGGTGGACAAACACGTCCACCTCCACCCGGGCGCTATGGCCAAGGGCGCGGGTGATGATATTGCGTATCAGAGAGGCGCGCGCTTCTTCGGGGGTGATCAGACCGGCGGCGATCTGGTCGGAGACAAAGGAATGATCGCGGGAGATCTGGCGGATCTGCTCTTCGCGCACCAGGTAGGCACGGCTATCGCCGACGTTCGCCACGAACAACTGATTGGCGACGAGCAACGCGGCGACGCCGGTGGTGCCCATGGCCCCGTGCCCCTCGGCGTAAACGCGCGCGTTGGCGCTGACGAAGGCGGCGCGCAGCGCCTCGGCGGGAGGCGCGGCGGGATCGAAGGCCGCAATGATCGCCTCCACCGCCCGGGCGCTCGCCACTTCGCCCGCGGCGTGACCGCCCATCCCGTCGCATACCACCAGCAGCGTGGCCTCGCCGAACTGCCTGACGCCGTAGGCGTCCTGATTCACCTCGCGCCGCTTGCCGGGATGGGTGCGGGCGCTGTAGCGTACTCTCATTGGAACGCTCCTTTCCCAGCCGCCGGCATATGTAGCGAGAGTATACCACAGCGGCGCGCGAAGCGCCGTCAGCGCACCAGACGAGCGAAGATCAGGATCGCCGCCGCCACCGCTAGCAACAGCAGAAAGGCCAGATTGCCCGTTGCGCTGGTATAGAGCACGGCGAAGGCCACGAACAGCAGCGCCACAAAGGTGCAGCCGCGCCGCACCCGGCGAACGCTTTCTTCGGCGTCGTTCGGGTTGGTCATGGGATAACGAAAAACATGCCTATCGGGCGACCGCGCCGCTCTGATCCTCCCGCTAGAGACGGACTCTGCATCGGCCCTGGCGGATAGCAGGTGACGCGTTCAAAGACCCTCTGGGCATATAGTACCATAGGAGGATGGCGCCGCCAGCGCTGATGCGGTATTGTAATCGAGAGGCAACCATTCTCCTCCATCCAGCCGGGCACGCGCATGCTATAATGTTGCGCACGCACAGGATGACAAAACGTTCATCGGGCGTCATCGGTCCGATCTAGCACACCCGCGAGGAAGCCATGTTTGATCAGGACGCCTGGCGCGCGCGCATCGCCGAGCGGTTAAGCACCTTCGCCCGCAATCCTCGTCAGGAAATTCACATCA
It encodes:
- a CDS encoding protein phosphatase 2C domain-containing protein: MRVRYSARTHPGKRREVNQDAYGVRQFGEATLLVVCDGMGGHAAGEVASARAVEAIIAAFDPAAPPAEALRAAFVSANARVYAEGHGAMGTTGVAALLVANQLFVANVGDSRAYLVREEQIRQISRDHSFVSDQIAAGLITPEEARASLIRNIITRALGHSARVEVDVFVHPLQAGDTVVLSTDGLHGLVSDEEIAAIAGLQPPDQAAQQLVERANELGGIDNITVVVAQIDELDGRAARAEPSAAMVVEPPAPPLERPLSRLGLALAALTLLVLLGVGGILWAMPVEPPLPAPAASSTPSTPTP
- the mutL gene encoding DNA mismatch repair endonuclease MutL; the encoded protein is MPIRVLDATVAAQIAAGEVVERPASVVKELVENALDAGARRISVEARGGGLREIKVLDDGCGIPAAEVELAFERHATSKLGSAEDLWRITTLGFRGEALPSIASVAQVICVTRAAGEEPGVELRIAGGELQARQPRGCSVGTSITVRNLFYNTPVRREYLRSEAVELSAISAVVQQYALAYPEVRFSLLLEGRLALQTSGDGDLRGVVIELYGLDVARQLLPVEADAGEDEQAVRVTGLVSPPGLTRGSRGYLHLFVNRRALQPRGALAAVVEEAYHTLLMKGRHPLAILDIRVHPLAVDVNVHPAKGEVKFRYAPRVLGVVGRAVREALVGGAEVPAWSGDDGGLQRRFEVRQVGMPAPRDDEGPAWGAGAAAWDRERSRWDAGAPELPGRASGAPPATAPLERAAAPPAALPPLRVVGQVGLSYIVAEAPEGMYLIDQHAAHERITYERLMAQHARGAVESQALLLPRSVPMAPAAAALLLGNAEQLSNWGFALDPWGDGVLVRAAPATLPLEDLPRALHELADRLAGQGGSTPLDWREAVLITLSCHTSVRAGQPLALEEMRQLLRQLEQCASPRTCPHGRPTMILLTPAQIERQFGRRA
- a CDS encoding STAS domain-containing protein, which encodes MLPALLALAIIIFQTVLATLIAVRSRDQLASRLFIGFSIVLIAMVSGTLLRDVAGTPTAAYVSLGLSTVMLGCYFALLPLLLSALFVPQWWEGPTLLQRPIFWISLPYVLITAAISVDFIARLGFVIEGVYFADVYRIKYARPVGTALILLAAIGQLVLLVMLGFTFFDRRHRQARPAIVLLALCFVFSLVMGGLTPRIGPVANQIIQIQTFPLVATLGYLALGTRLFSPTRAALDVALGALREAIAVTDASGAIVFANPSARRLGLQVGEPLDRRLGPQVRDVLADQAADNGRLAFGLRTADYYLEVVVVPIRDPRGAYQGALALVRDVTETARYQSLLETERARLAATVADLQRAQEQEKRLVATVRALSFPLIPVLPGVLVMPLVGELNGARTHEFLEALLQGIESRRASTVMLDITGVIQLDAEGARGLLTGIRAAALLGARCVLVGVQPDAAQALIASGITLSEAPTAATLEQAVVGQLARKHF
- the cls gene encoding cardiolipin synthase — its product is MTPLWTWIALALTILTWLIPFVMLFIVPVNRKPSSATAWMLLIFAFPWPGLILFLLLGSPKLSSRRLAIQKEINGYIRQLVAQAQAAPETRPLLAPDIPARYRPFVDLSAALGALPATAENGVEILTDYDAILARLAADIDAARSFVHVQFYILIADAATEECFRAMERAVARGVAVRALYDPVGSRKYPPYRATLRRMRAAGINACPMLPLYRLDDVNRPDLRNHRKIVVIDGEIAYTGSLNLIHRAYHRRDNLYYDELVARVRGPAVDALDAVFRTDWYSETGQRLADPDDPLGAMTFTPGGSSLCQVLPSGSGFERENNLRLFVDLIHAAREKLVICNPYFVPDEALMMAVISAALRGVEVTMFNSEARDQFLVAYAQRSYYEELLRAGVKIRLYYSPILLHTKTISVDDDIAVIGSSNMDMRSFELNLEVTLLCYDPRVVADLRRAEADYAARSRELTLEEWRRRPLHQRLFENLTRLMSPLL